From the genome of Mycobacterium dioxanotrophicus, one region includes:
- a CDS encoding SufE family protein, with the protein MPAALAEVVSDFQEVAGQDKLQLLLEFANELPSLPPELEEAAMEPVPECQSPLFLDVDASDPDHVRLYFSAPAEAPTTRGFAAILAAGLDGQSAADILAVPDDFYSDLGLAALISPLRLRGMSAMLSRIKRRLR; encoded by the coding sequence ATGCCGGCCGCTCTCGCGGAGGTGGTTTCGGACTTCCAGGAAGTGGCCGGCCAGGACAAGCTGCAGCTACTGCTGGAGTTCGCCAACGAGTTGCCGTCGCTGCCGCCTGAGCTCGAAGAAGCCGCGATGGAGCCGGTGCCGGAGTGCCAGTCACCGTTGTTCCTCGACGTCGACGCGTCCGACCCCGACCACGTCCGGCTGTACTTCAGCGCGCCCGCCGAGGCCCCCACGACGCGGGGCTTCGCGGCGATCCTCGCCGCCGGGCTCGACGGACAGTCCGCGGCCGACATCCTGGCGGTGCCCGACGACTTCTACAGCGACCTAGGCCTGGCGGCACTGATCAGCCCGCTGCGGTTACGCGGCATGTCGGCGATGCTCTCCCGGATCAAGCGCCGTCTGCGCTGA
- a CDS encoding alpha/beta hydrolase, with product MGAGTESTTAVEVLDWSLLSGPIPPVLGVLAAGSGGWLLWRVRRPAPLRVLALCVLSSAAATVVLVYLARRVLRLFPDQLTPPVYAWIATAVLALALAVVVVSRDRRLSPSIAAVTAVVLVTACCANQINRFYEAYPAVRDTLGIDNRHQMPFAEIPPPAPVHHTLRPIEKYWQPRVPAPAHGQLTSTVIPAPTSGFATRPAEIYLPPAYFADPRPVLPVLVLVPGQPGGPRDWLTAGRLAALMDDFASAHRGLAPVVVVADATGSHFANPLCLDSKLGKSATYLGVDLPAWIKTHLNVDSDPSAWAVGGFSYGGTCALQLATNYPQVYPTFLDISGDAEPSLGDLQTTIDAAFGGDAAALARVDPLDLLRTRTFAGSAGAIVAGSSDDDAKTTAHLVLQATRAGGMDTHYTEVPGRHDWGAARSALTKELPWLATRTGLIG from the coding sequence ATGGGGGCTGGAACGGAGTCGACAACAGCGGTGGAGGTTTTGGACTGGTCGCTGTTGTCAGGGCCGATTCCGCCGGTGCTGGGAGTGCTTGCAGCCGGTTCAGGTGGCTGGCTGCTGTGGCGGGTACGACGACCGGCACCGCTTCGGGTCCTGGCGCTGTGCGTCTTGTCGTCGGCGGCGGCAACGGTCGTGCTGGTCTATCTCGCGCGCCGCGTCCTGCGCCTGTTCCCGGATCAGTTGACACCTCCGGTGTATGCGTGGATCGCCACCGCGGTGCTCGCGCTCGCCCTCGCCGTGGTCGTCGTCAGCCGCGATCGCCGCTTGTCGCCCTCGATCGCCGCGGTAACGGCTGTGGTGTTGGTCACAGCCTGCTGCGCCAATCAGATCAACCGTTTCTACGAGGCGTATCCCGCGGTGCGTGACACTCTCGGAATCGACAACCGCCACCAGATGCCGTTCGCCGAGATACCGCCACCCGCGCCGGTGCACCATACCCTGCGTCCCATCGAAAAGTATTGGCAGCCAAGGGTTCCCGCACCGGCTCACGGACAGCTGACCTCCACGGTGATACCGGCACCAACGTCGGGATTCGCCACCCGTCCCGCTGAGATCTACCTTCCCCCAGCGTATTTCGCCGATCCGAGACCGGTGCTGCCGGTGCTGGTCCTGGTACCGGGTCAGCCGGGCGGCCCTCGGGACTGGCTCACCGCCGGACGGCTCGCGGCATTGATGGACGATTTCGCCTCCGCGCATCGCGGTCTCGCCCCTGTTGTGGTGGTCGCCGACGCCACCGGCAGCCATTTCGCCAATCCATTGTGCCTGGATTCCAAACTTGGCAAGTCGGCGACCTATCTCGGCGTCGATCTGCCCGCGTGGATCAAGACGCACCTCAACGTCGACAGCGATCCCAGCGCGTGGGCGGTCGGCGGGTTCTCCTACGGAGGCACGTGCGCATTGCAGCTGGCGACCAATTATCCGCAGGTGTATCCCACATTCCTGGACATCTCCGGCGACGCCGAGCCGAGCCTGGGCGACCTGCAGACGACGATCGATGCAGCCTTCGGCGGAGATGCCGCCGCACTCGCCCGGGTCGACCCCCTCGATCTGCTGCGCACCCGCACCTTCGCGGGCTCGGCCGGCGCCATCGTGGCCGGATCCAGCGACGACGACGCCAAGACGACTGCTCACCTCGTCCTGCAGGCGACCCGGGCCGGCGGCATGGACACCCACTACACAGAGGTGCCCGGGCGACATGACTGGGGCGCCGCCCGGTCGGCCCTGACGAAGGAACTGCCGTGGTTGGCCACCCGCACGGGCCTCATCGGCTGA
- a CDS encoding acetyl-CoA carboxylase biotin carboxylase subunit, which translates to MANHASSKISKVLVANRGEIAVRVIRAAKDAGLASVAVYAEPDADAPHVRLADEAFALGGQTSAESYLVFEKILDAAAKSGANAIHPGYGFLSENADFAQAVIDAGLIWIGPSPQSIRDLGDKVTARHIAARAQAPLVPGTPDPVKDADEVVAFAKEYGVPVAIKAAFGGGGRGMKVARTIEEIPELFESATREAVAAFGRGECFVERYLDKPRHVEAQVIADTHGNVVVAGTRDCSLQRRFQKLVEEAPAPFLTDAQRKEIHESAKRICKEAGYYGAGTVEYLVGQDGLISFLEVNTRLQVEHPVTEETAGIDLVQQQFKIANGEKLDITEDPEPRGHAIEFRINGEDAGRGFLPAPGPVTRYDIPTGPGVRLDSGVEAGSVIGGQFDSMLSKLIVYGATREEALARSRRALDEFKVEGLATVIPFHRAVVSDPAFIGDGEKFDVHTRWIETEWNNTVEPFTGGDPIEEEDTVPRQTVVVEVGGRRLEVSLPGDLALGGGGGGAPAGVIRKKPKPRKRGAGGASAASGDAVTAPMQGTVVKVAVAEGQEVSAGDLVVVLEAMKMENPVTAHKDGVVTGLAVEAGAAITQGTVIAEIK; encoded by the coding sequence GTGGCCAACCACGCCAGCTCAAAGATCTCCAAGGTGCTTGTCGCCAATCGCGGGGAGATCGCGGTACGGGTGATCCGTGCCGCCAAGGACGCCGGACTGGCCAGCGTGGCCGTGTACGCCGAGCCTGACGCCGACGCGCCCCACGTACGGCTCGCCGACGAGGCGTTCGCCCTCGGTGGACAGACCTCGGCCGAGTCCTACCTGGTCTTCGAGAAGATCCTGGACGCCGCCGCGAAGTCCGGCGCCAACGCCATCCACCCTGGCTACGGCTTCCTGAGTGAGAACGCCGACTTCGCGCAGGCCGTCATCGACGCCGGGCTGATCTGGATCGGGCCCAGCCCGCAGTCCATCCGTGACCTCGGTGACAAGGTCACCGCGCGGCACATCGCGGCCCGCGCGCAGGCGCCGCTGGTCCCGGGCACCCCGGACCCGGTCAAGGACGCCGACGAGGTCGTCGCGTTCGCCAAGGAGTACGGCGTTCCGGTCGCGATCAAGGCCGCATTCGGCGGCGGCGGCCGTGGCATGAAGGTGGCCCGCACCATCGAGGAGATTCCCGAGCTGTTCGAGTCGGCGACCCGTGAGGCCGTCGCCGCGTTCGGCCGCGGAGAGTGCTTCGTCGAGCGCTACCTGGACAAGCCGCGCCACGTCGAAGCCCAGGTCATCGCCGACACCCACGGCAACGTCGTCGTCGCGGGTACCCGCGACTGCTCGCTGCAGCGCCGCTTCCAGAAGCTGGTCGAGGAGGCCCCGGCGCCGTTCCTCACCGACGCGCAGCGCAAGGAGATCCACGAGTCTGCCAAGCGCATCTGCAAGGAGGCCGGCTACTACGGTGCAGGCACCGTCGAGTACCTGGTCGGTCAGGACGGCCTGATCAGCTTCCTCGAGGTCAACACCCGTCTGCAGGTCGAGCATCCGGTCACCGAGGAGACCGCGGGCATCGACCTGGTCCAGCAGCAGTTCAAGATCGCCAACGGCGAGAAACTGGACATCACCGAAGATCCCGAACCGCGCGGGCACGCCATCGAGTTCCGCATCAACGGCGAGGACGCCGGCCGCGGCTTCCTGCCCGCCCCCGGCCCGGTCACCCGCTACGACATCCCCACCGGCCCCGGCGTCCGACTGGACTCCGGCGTGGAGGCAGGCTCGGTGATCGGCGGCCAGTTCGACTCGATGCTGTCCAAGCTGATCGTCTACGGCGCCACCCGAGAGGAGGCACTGGCGCGGTCCCGCCGGGCACTGGACGAGTTCAAGGTCGAGGGCCTCGCGACCGTCATCCCGTTCCACCGCGCCGTGGTCAGCGATCCGGCCTTCATCGGTGACGGCGAGAAGTTCGACGTCCACACCCGCTGGATCGAGACCGAGTGGAACAACACCGTCGAGCCGTTCACCGGCGGCGACCCGATCGAGGAAGAGGACACCGTCCCGCGGCAGACCGTCGTGGTCGAGGTCGGCGGACGCCGCCTCGAGGTGTCGCTGCCGGGCGATCTGGCACTCGGTGGCGGTGGCGGCGGTGCCCCCGCCGGCGTGATCCGCAAGAAGCCCAAGCCGCGCAAGCGTGGCGCCGGCGGCGCGTCTGCCGCCTCGGGCGACGCGGTGACCGCGCCGATGCAGGGCACCGTGGTCAAGGTCGCCGTCGCGGAAGGCCAGGAGGTCTCCGCGGGCGATCTGGTGGTGGTGCTTGAGGCGATGAAGATGGAGAACCCGGTGACCGCGCACAAGGACGGTGTGGTCACCGGCCTGGCCGTCGAGGCGGGCGCCGCCATCACCCAGGGCACCGTGATCGCCGAGATCAAGTAA
- a CDS encoding nucleotidyltransferase family protein has translation MPKPGSVAAVVLAAGGGTRFGMPKVLAAQGDWLRIAVEALSDGGCGDIVVVLGAAVVDVPEPARAVVTPDWQDGLAASLRAGILAVDAGPVDAVMLHLVDTPDVGADVVRRVLASAPHSGLVRAVYDGRPGHPVLIARRHWPALLASLHGDEGARTFLRGRDDVEVVECGDLATGADIDVRR, from the coding sequence ATGCCGAAACCCGGATCAGTGGCCGCGGTGGTACTCGCCGCGGGCGGCGGAACCCGATTCGGGATGCCGAAAGTTCTTGCTGCGCAAGGTGATTGGCTGCGCATCGCAGTCGAGGCGCTGAGCGACGGAGGTTGCGGGGACATCGTGGTGGTGCTGGGCGCCGCCGTGGTCGACGTGCCGGAGCCTGCTCGCGCCGTGGTGACGCCGGACTGGCAAGACGGTCTCGCGGCCTCGCTGCGGGCCGGCATCCTCGCCGTCGACGCCGGCCCGGTCGACGCCGTGATGCTGCACCTCGTCGACACCCCCGACGTCGGGGCTGACGTGGTGCGACGGGTCCTTGCCAGCGCTCCGCACTCCGGCCTGGTCCGCGCCGTCTACGACGGTCGTCCGGGGCATCCGGTGCTGATCGCGCGCAGGCACTGGCCTGCCTTGCTGGCGTCACTGCACGGTGATGAGGGCGCCAGGACCTTTCTGCGCGGCCGCGACGACGTCGAGGTGGTGGAGTGCGGTGACCTGGCCACCGGTGCCGATATCGACGTCAGGCGGTGA
- a CDS encoding STAS domain-containing protein, giving the protein MITVHGELDAASAPAFATYAMRHTFHTRRLVIDLTGVEFFGTAGLAALEDLDGRCSAKSVAWGLTSCPAVDRLLRLSTATLPVYPTVSKALTELDAKAARSLQLVPQPR; this is encoded by the coding sequence GTGATCACCGTCCATGGCGAATTGGATGCCGCCTCGGCACCTGCGTTCGCGACCTACGCGATGCGCCACACCTTTCACACCCGCAGGCTGGTGATCGACCTGACCGGGGTCGAGTTCTTCGGCACTGCGGGGCTCGCAGCGCTCGAAGATCTCGACGGCAGGTGCAGCGCCAAGAGTGTGGCCTGGGGCCTCACGTCCTGCCCGGCGGTCGATCGTCTGCTGAGACTCAGCACCGCTACGCTGCCGGTGTACCCGACAGTGTCCAAGGCCCTCACCGAACTCGACGCGAAGGCCGCGCGGTCACTGCAACTGGTCCCGCAACCGCGCTAG
- a CDS encoding RNA polymerase sigma factor SigF: MFRVLGELDEHSPTYAEQREKIVSRCLPLADHIARRFDGRGESREDLVQVARVGLVNAVNRFDVETGSDFVSFAVPTIMGEVRRHFRDNSWSVKVPRRLKELHLRLGTATSELSQRLGRAPTASELAAELDIDRDEIVEGLVAGSSYNTLSIDSGGSGDEDAPAIVDTLGDVDTALERIENRETLRPLLAALPERERTVLILRFFESQTQTQIAERVGVSQMHVSRLLAKSLARLRDQLQ, from the coding sequence ATGTTCCGGGTGCTCGGCGAGTTGGACGAACATTCGCCGACCTATGCGGAACAACGCGAAAAGATCGTCAGCCGGTGTCTGCCGCTGGCGGACCACATCGCTCGTCGCTTCGACGGACGAGGCGAATCGCGAGAAGATCTCGTACAAGTAGCCCGAGTCGGGCTGGTCAATGCCGTCAACCGATTCGATGTCGAAACCGGCTCGGACTTCGTGTCCTTCGCCGTACCGACGATCATGGGGGAGGTCCGGCGACACTTCCGGGACAACAGCTGGTCGGTCAAGGTGCCACGCCGGCTCAAGGAACTGCACCTGCGGCTCGGAACCGCGACATCCGAACTCTCGCAACGGTTGGGCCGGGCGCCGACCGCGTCCGAATTGGCCGCCGAGTTGGACATCGACCGCGACGAGATCGTCGAGGGGCTGGTCGCGGGAAGTTCGTACAACACGCTGTCCATCGACAGCGGGGGAAGCGGAGACGAGGATGCGCCTGCCATCGTCGACACTCTCGGCGACGTCGACACGGCCTTGGAACGGATCGAGAATCGCGAGACGCTCAGGCCACTGTTGGCGGCGTTGCCCGAGCGGGAACGCACCGTGCTGATCTTGCGATTCTTCGAATCGCAAACTCAGACGCAGATCGCCGAACGCGTCGGTGTCTCGCAGATGCACGTGTCGCGGTTGCTCGCGAAATCGCTAGCGCGGTTGCGGGACCAGTTGCAGTGA
- a CDS encoding ATP-binding protein, with amino-acid sequence MAQDNPPGAGARSVELRVAARVENLAVVRTLVGAAATFEDLDFDMVADLRLAVDEACTALIRSALPDSTLVVVIDPRDDQVIITVSTTCRGDHVVEPGSFSWHVLTSLAHEVRTFTNGQGVDAGAVFGISLTARRASLLQ; translated from the coding sequence ATGGCCCAAGACAATCCACCCGGCGCAGGCGCGCGGTCCGTCGAATTGAGGGTCGCGGCCAGAGTGGAAAACCTCGCTGTCGTGAGGACATTGGTCGGCGCCGCTGCCACATTCGAGGATCTCGACTTCGATATGGTCGCCGACCTACGACTGGCAGTGGACGAAGCCTGCACCGCGTTGATCCGGTCGGCACTGCCGGATTCGACGCTCGTCGTGGTGATCGATCCGCGTGACGACCAGGTGATCATCACGGTATCGACCACCTGCCGGGGCGACCACGTCGTGGAGCCCGGTAGCTTCAGCTGGCATGTCTTGACGTCATTGGCGCACGAGGTACGGACCTTTACCAACGGCCAAGGTGTAGACGCCGGCGCGGTCTTCGGTATCTCGCTGACAGCAAGGCGAGCGAGCCTATTGCAGTGA
- a CDS encoding ChaB family protein — translation MPKTTRQGEAKQSELPSTLKKSDAKAQRTFAKAHDSAVESYGEGRRAHRVAYSALKHSYEKVGDHWEAKDHKGPSDARARSGGPNAKGATAEGVDANASKKHLLEVARRLDIRGRSTMDKKELVNAIEKENRKETRKR, via the coding sequence TTGCCGAAGACCACCAGGCAGGGCGAGGCAAAGCAAAGTGAACTGCCGAGTACGTTGAAGAAATCGGATGCCAAGGCGCAGAGGACGTTCGCGAAGGCGCATGACTCGGCCGTGGAGTCCTACGGCGAGGGCCGGCGTGCGCATCGCGTCGCGTACTCGGCACTCAAACACAGCTACGAGAAGGTCGGCGACCACTGGGAAGCCAAGGACCACAAGGGGCCATCCGATGCACGGGCCCGCAGCGGTGGCCCGAATGCGAAGGGCGCGACCGCCGAAGGTGTCGACGCGAATGCCAGCAAGAAGCACTTGCTCGAGGTGGCCCGCAGGCTCGACATCCGGGGCCGCTCCACGATGGACAAAAAAGAGCTCGTCAACGCAATCGAGAAAGAGAATCGCAAGGAAACCCGCAAACGGTGA
- a CDS encoding LLM class F420-dependent oxidoreductase, whose amino-acid sequence MTRFGYTLMTEQSGPRDLVDYAVAAEQAGFDFEVCSDHFSPWLAAQGHAPNAWPVLGAVAHATDSVHLYSYVTCPTIRYHPAVVAQQAATVQILADGRFTLGLGTGENLNEHVVGRGWPTIERRFDMLAEAIKIIRELLGGDLIDFRGEYFEVDSARIWDIPDEPVTIGVSMTGEKAVDKLALLADHLIDVAPDRAIVDEWRDRRHATGVLPEGRVIGQIPVCWDTDRDRAVKRAHEQFRWFAGGWSVNADLPTPAGFAAATQFVRPEDVASAIPCGPDLDAIIESVDEYRKAGFTDIALVQIGGESQEHFLTEAAKPLLAALRAELD is encoded by the coding sequence ATGACGCGATTCGGATACACGTTGATGACCGAACAGAGCGGCCCCCGCGATCTCGTCGACTACGCGGTTGCCGCGGAGCAGGCAGGCTTCGATTTCGAGGTGTGCAGTGATCACTTCTCGCCCTGGCTGGCCGCGCAGGGCCACGCGCCCAACGCTTGGCCGGTGCTTGGCGCTGTCGCCCACGCGACCGATTCGGTGCACCTCTACTCGTACGTGACCTGCCCGACCATCCGGTATCACCCGGCGGTGGTCGCCCAGCAGGCCGCGACAGTCCAGATCCTTGCCGACGGACGGTTCACCCTCGGTCTGGGCACCGGCGAAAATCTCAACGAACACGTCGTGGGACGGGGCTGGCCCACCATCGAACGGCGGTTCGACATGCTCGCCGAGGCAATCAAGATCATCAGAGAGTTGCTCGGGGGAGACCTGATCGACTTTCGCGGTGAGTACTTCGAAGTCGACTCCGCCCGGATCTGGGACATCCCGGACGAGCCGGTGACCATCGGCGTCTCCATGACCGGCGAGAAGGCTGTCGACAAGCTTGCACTGCTTGCCGACCACCTGATCGACGTCGCTCCCGACCGCGCGATCGTCGACGAATGGCGCGACAGGCGTCATGCGACCGGCGTGCTACCCGAGGGCAGAGTCATCGGGCAGATCCCGGTGTGCTGGGACACCGACCGGGACCGCGCGGTCAAGAGAGCCCACGAGCAATTCCGGTGGTTCGCCGGGGGCTGGTCGGTGAACGCGGACTTGCCCACCCCCGCGGGATTCGCTGCGGCCACGCAATTCGTCAGGCCTGAGGATGTCGCCTCGGCCATCCCGTGTGGCCCCGACCTCGACGCCATCATCGAATCTGTGGACGAGTACCGCAAAGCCGGTTTCACCGACATCGCCCTCGTTCAGATCGGCGGCGAGAGCCAAGAGCACTTCTTGACCGAGGCAGCCAAACCGCTGTTGGCCGCGTTGCGCGCCGAGCTCGACTGA
- the usfY gene encoding protein UsfY, whose protein sequence is MKGPKDPVDHARTTRPHAGESMKDNAIMPALVVIGLALVLFVACLSAFATGHSDVGFTVGSLSAAGFLVGSLWLAFEHIRVRRIEERWYADHPSVMKQRPSS, encoded by the coding sequence ATGAAGGGTCCGAAAGATCCGGTGGATCACGCCAGGACGACACGGCCACACGCCGGTGAGTCGATGAAGGACAACGCGATCATGCCCGCGCTTGTCGTGATCGGTCTCGCGCTGGTGTTGTTCGTCGCTTGCCTGTCCGCCTTCGCGACAGGCCATTCCGATGTCGGATTCACCGTGGGCAGCCTGTCCGCGGCCGGGTTCCTCGTCGGGTCGCTATGGCTGGCGTTCGAACACATCAGGGTCAGACGCATCGAGGAGCGTTGGTACGCCGACCATCCCAGCGTGATGAAGCAACGCCCCAGCAGCTGA
- a CDS encoding DUF6131 family protein, producing the protein MIVFGAILLILGLVFNVYLLWVIGVILMVVGAVFWLLGSIGRPVGGRRVWY; encoded by the coding sequence ATGATCGTCTTCGGAGCGATACTGCTCATTCTCGGTTTGGTGTTCAACGTCTACCTGCTCTGGGTGATCGGGGTCATCCTGATGGTCGTAGGTGCCGTGTTCTGGTTACTGGGCTCGATCGGTCGCCCGGTCGGCGGCCGACGCGTTTGGTATTGA
- a CDS encoding bifunctional lysylphosphatidylglycerol flippase/synthetase MprF, protein MLESDRARGVHPRVTGASGSVDSGRNQFCRSMPALMVAGGVVVVFTAWFGLVHVSLEGASVEAAAAAVAVTIVGHGLAQGRPVTWFHGALAAAAVLLAILAGDHGEADVFAALVLAAGLLLLLPCRSRAEPEELPQVHRLVDRTHDDPLAPFAMAANKSYVFSADASAGLAYRALGGLAVVSGDPIGDAPRYPEVVSRFAALCRSRGWRIVVLGASESRLTLWQESGGVTGLKAIPIGRDVVVDVGTFSLSGRGKRNLRQAVKRTHNAGISTEVIAEQALDAPLRAELDDVMQASGRAGAGERGFAMMLGDTLSGHYPDVWLIIARDRSGQAQAFHRYAGTGRGTDLSLELPWRRRGAPNGIDERLSVDMIEWARHTGVQRVSLAFAPFPELFSKDPSTGIVVRALYLLAHTGDRLIKLESLYRYLRKFDALGERRYVLISLTQLLPALFVLLRLEFGHRPSRNR, encoded by the coding sequence ATGCTCGAAAGCGATCGTGCACGAGGGGTGCACCCGCGGGTCACCGGTGCGTCCGGCTCGGTGGATTCCGGACGAAATCAGTTCTGCCGCAGCATGCCTGCGCTGATGGTCGCCGGAGGTGTGGTGGTCGTCTTCACGGCGTGGTTCGGCCTCGTCCACGTCAGCTTGGAAGGGGCGTCGGTGGAGGCTGCTGCGGCCGCGGTGGCCGTCACGATCGTCGGACACGGATTGGCCCAGGGCCGGCCCGTCACCTGGTTTCACGGCGCGCTCGCGGCGGCCGCTGTGCTGCTGGCGATCCTGGCCGGTGACCATGGCGAAGCCGACGTCTTCGCGGCCTTGGTCCTGGCCGCCGGCCTTCTGCTGCTGTTGCCGTGTCGGTCACGCGCCGAGCCGGAGGAGCTGCCGCAGGTACACCGGCTGGTCGACCGGACACATGACGATCCCTTGGCCCCATTTGCCATGGCGGCCAACAAAAGTTACGTCTTCAGTGCCGACGCGAGCGCAGGCTTGGCGTACCGGGCACTGGGCGGGCTGGCGGTGGTCAGTGGCGATCCGATAGGCGACGCGCCTCGTTACCCGGAGGTGGTTTCCCGGTTCGCGGCGCTGTGCCGGTCCCGCGGCTGGCGGATCGTGGTCCTGGGCGCCTCGGAATCCCGGCTGACACTGTGGCAGGAAAGTGGCGGGGTCACCGGACTCAAGGCCATCCCGATCGGACGCGACGTCGTCGTCGACGTCGGCACGTTCAGTCTGTCGGGTCGCGGCAAACGCAACCTGCGCCAGGCCGTCAAACGCACCCACAACGCAGGCATCAGCACCGAGGTCATCGCCGAGCAGGCGCTCGATGCCCCATTGCGTGCCGAACTCGACGACGTCATGCAGGCATCCGGTAGGGCTGGGGCCGGCGAACGCGGCTTCGCAATGATGCTGGGCGACACCTTGTCCGGCCACTACCCCGACGTGTGGCTGATCATCGCGCGCGACCGCTCGGGGCAGGCTCAGGCCTTTCACCGGTACGCAGGCACCGGTCGTGGAACAGATCTCAGCCTCGAATTGCCGTGGCGCCGCAGAGGCGCCCCGAACGGAATCGACGAACGCCTCAGCGTCGATATGATCGAGTGGGCGAGACACACTGGAGTTCAACGGGTTTCGCTAGCCTTCGCGCCGTTCCCCGAGCTGTTTTCCAAGGATCCGAGCACCGGCATCGTGGTCCGCGCCTTATACCTGCTCGCGCATACCGGTGACCGGCTCATCAAGCTGGAGTCGCTCTACCGGTATCTGCGGAAGTTCGACGCCTTGGGCGAACGCCGATACGTGCTCATCTCACTGACTCAACTGCTCCCGGCTCTGTTCGTCCTGCTGCGCCTGGAGTTCGGCCACCGGCCGTCCCGGAACCGATGA
- a CDS encoding PE-PGRS family protein, with product MKRGVAPLVFAGAVASALAAAPFAAAEVPGQVSGGIATVQFVPLDPGGGGCINGECGSGGTNDGPGGGPGGSGCVPGPNGPICGSGGVNGGPGGVPGGGGCVPGMGCGSGHG from the coding sequence ATGAAGCGCGGCGTCGCACCGCTGGTGTTCGCGGGTGCCGTCGCATCGGCATTGGCCGCCGCACCGTTCGCGGCCGCGGAGGTCCCCGGGCAGGTGTCGGGCGGCATCGCAACTGTCCAGTTCGTCCCGCTCGACCCGGGTGGCGGTGGCTGTATCAACGGTGAGTGCGGCTCCGGCGGCACCAATGACGGACCTGGTGGCGGCCCTGGCGGCAGCGGCTGCGTGCCTGGCCCGAACGGCCCGATCTGCGGCTCCGGCGGGGTCAACGGCGGGCCCGGCGGCGTTCCCGGAGGCGGCGGCTGCGTGCCGGGCATGGGCTGCGGGTCCGGTCACGGCTGA